One segment of Stappia sp. 28M-7 DNA contains the following:
- a CDS encoding amidase, producing the protein MPSQELLELSAVELSRKIHAREVSAREVMEATLARIAAVNPQINAIVSLRDGDALLAEANAADVELAEGRSRGPLHGIPQAIKDLAMTAGIPTTMGSPVFARQVPEEDGIQVARIRAAGGLFIGKTNVPEFGLGSHTYNPLFGPTRNPYDTTRSAGGSSGGAAAALAARMLTVADGSDMMGSLRNPAGFCNVLGMRPSYGRVPSGPGPESFFDGMATEGPMARSVDDLALLLSVQAGYDARAPQSLPGDGTEFVPPIRSDIAGLRVGWLGDLGGHLPFEPEMLELCRAAVDVFAGLGCRVEEPAPGFDAERVFQAWADLRSWRVAGKLGGLYEAAATRDKLKPAAIWEIERGRVLTPARLEEASVVRSAFYRAVLRLFEKVDVLILPTAQVFPFDVTLDWPKEVGGRAMDTYHRWMEVVVPASLLGLPVVAVPAGFSAEGLPAGIQIIGRPRDDLGVLQAAKAYEQATDWLSRKPVL; encoded by the coding sequence ATGCCGTCACAAGAGCTTCTCGAGCTTTCCGCCGTCGAGCTTTCCCGCAAGATCCACGCCCGCGAGGTGTCGGCCCGCGAAGTGATGGAGGCGACGCTCGCCCGCATCGCCGCCGTCAATCCGCAGATCAACGCCATCGTCTCGCTGCGCGACGGCGATGCGCTGCTGGCCGAGGCCAATGCGGCGGACGTCGAGCTGGCCGAGGGACGCTCGCGCGGGCCGCTGCACGGAATTCCGCAGGCGATCAAGGACCTCGCCATGACCGCCGGCATCCCGACGACCATGGGCTCGCCGGTCTTCGCCCGCCAGGTGCCGGAGGAAGACGGCATCCAGGTGGCGCGCATCCGGGCTGCCGGAGGCCTGTTCATCGGCAAGACCAACGTGCCGGAATTCGGCCTCGGGTCGCATACCTACAACCCGCTGTTCGGGCCGACGCGTAACCCCTACGACACGACGCGCAGCGCCGGCGGCTCCAGCGGCGGTGCCGCGGCGGCCTTGGCCGCGCGCATGCTGACCGTCGCCGACGGCAGCGACATGATGGGATCGCTGCGCAATCCGGCCGGTTTCTGCAACGTGCTGGGCATGCGGCCGAGCTATGGCCGGGTGCCGTCGGGCCCCGGCCCGGAAAGCTTCTTCGACGGGATGGCGACGGAAGGGCCGATGGCGCGCAGCGTCGACGATCTGGCGCTGCTGCTGTCGGTACAGGCCGGATACGATGCGCGCGCGCCGCAGTCGCTGCCGGGCGACGGGACCGAATTCGTGCCGCCGATCCGCTCCGACATTGCCGGTCTCCGGGTCGGCTGGCTCGGCGATCTGGGCGGCCATCTGCCGTTCGAGCCGGAGATGCTGGAGCTGTGCCGGGCGGCGGTCGACGTCTTCGCCGGTCTCGGCTGCCGGGTCGAGGAGCCGGCGCCGGGCTTCGATGCGGAGCGGGTGTTCCAGGCCTGGGCGGATCTGCGGAGCTGGCGGGTTGCCGGAAAGCTCGGCGGTCTCTACGAAGCTGCGGCGACCCGCGACAAGCTGAAACCGGCGGCAATCTGGGAAATTGAGCGCGGCCGCGTGCTGACGCCGGCACGGCTGGAAGAGGCGAGCGTGGTGCGCAGCGCCTTCTACCGGGCGGTGCTGCGGCTGTTCGAAAAAGTCGACGTGCTGATCCTGCCGACGGCGCAGGTGTTTCCGTTCGACGTCACGCTGGACTGGCCCAAGGAGGTCGGCGGACGGGCGATGGACACCTACCATCGCTGGATGGAAGTCGTTGTTCCGGCAAGCCTTCTGGGCCTGCCGGTGGTGGCGGTCCCGGCCGGATTTTCGGCAGAAGGCCTGCCGGCCGGCATCCAGATCATCGGCCGGCCGCGCGACGATCTTGGCGTCCTGCAGGCCGCGAAAGCCTATGAGCAGGCGACCGACTGGCTGTCGCGCAAACCGGTGCTTTAA